A genome region from Hevea brasiliensis isolate MT/VB/25A 57/8 chromosome 7, ASM3005281v1, whole genome shotgun sequence includes the following:
- the LOC131181577 gene encoding uncharacterized protein LOC131181577 yields the protein MELEKSIPREETPVTSVAGSSSSPSSSSSSNYDLCHRSKSFPTLEMGVLKSSSSENRLAWLRSQIIGDDVEFDSPFGKRRLTYADHTASGQSLRFVENFIINNVLPSYGNTHTCDSYVGQRTTKMVQEATQYIKKSLGGGQEDAIMFCGSGTTAAIKRLQEVMAIAVPSTLRERIIKCITNEERWVVFVGPYEHHSNLLSWRQSLAEVIEIGMDNDGLIDMEALEKLLGTYRKANRPILGSFSACSNVTGIYSDTRGIAQLLHRYGGFVCFDFAASGPCVEIDMRSGVIDGYDAIFLSPHKFLGGPGSPGILLMSKALYQLRSSPPSTCGGGTVCYVSGFNEKDTLYLEEIEERENGGTPQIIQTIRAALAFWVKEYIGYQMIEKRETYYINNALKRLMSNENMWVLGNTSVKRKAILSFLVYSTTNSSSNGIEDSERREGKEGDLYMWTERGNKRDKPLHGPFVAALLNDLFGIQSRGGCACAGPYGHVLLNINETFSLDFRSAIQQGYHGVKPGWTRISFPYYTSNEEFEFILAALEFIAIYGQRFLPLYGFDFKTGSWSLKKKAFKDLVVGNQKHDNDSPFVGFNDDGNGIINKHKLYLETAKQIANLLPKFPCQRKLPEHLNYNLIYFRV from the exons ATGGAGTTAGAAAAATCAATCCCAAGAGAAGAAACCCCAGTTACATCAGTTGCAGGAAGCTCAAGCTCTCCATCCTCATCATCTTCATCCAACTATGATCTTTGTCATCGCTCCAAATCTTTTCCTACTCTGGAGATGGGTGTGCTGAAGAGTAGTTCTTCTGAAAATAGACTCGCTTGGTTGCGTTCTCAAATCATTGGTGACGATGTAGAATTTGATTCTCCCTTTGGAAAACGAAGACTCACCTACGCTGATCATACTGCCTCCGGCCAGTCTCTTCGCTTTGTTGAAAATTTCATCATTAACAATGTTCTTCCCTCTTATG GGAACACTCACACTTGCGACAGTTACGTGGGGCAGAGAACAACCAAAATGGTACAAGAAGCAACTCAATACATAAAGAAGAGCTTAGGTGGTGGACAAGAGGATGCAATCATGTTCTGTGGCTCAGGCACCACAGCAGCTATTAAACGTCTACAAGAGGTAATGGCCATAGCTGTGCCCTCCACTCTGAGGGAGAGGATAATTAAATGCATTACAAATGAGGAAAGATGGGTAGTTTTCGTTGGACCTTATGAGCACCACTCCAACCTCCTTTCATGGAGACAAAGCTTAGCTGAAGTTATAGAAATTGGCATGGATAATGATGGCTTGATAGACATGGAAGCTCTGGAAAAACTTCTGGGCACTTACAGAAAGGCCAATCGTCCAATATTAGGGTCATTTTCAGCTTGTAGTAATGTGACTGGGATTTATTCGGATACTCGAGGAATTGCTCAGCTTCTTCATCGCTATGGAggttttgtttgttttgatttTGCAGCCAG TGGACCCTGCGTGGAGATTGACATGAGATCTGGGGTAATTGATGGGTATGATGCAATTTTTCTTAGCCCACATAAGTTTCTTGGTGGGCCTGGATCTCCTGGAATTCTTCTGATGAGTAAAGCTCTGTATCAGCTGAGATCTTCTCCACCATCGACTTGCGGAGGTGGAACTGTTTGTTATGTCAGTGGTTTCAATGAAAAG GATACGTTATATTTGGAAGAgatagaagagagagaaaatggaggGACTCCACAAATAATCCAAACAATTAGAGCAGCATTGGCTTTCTGGGTTAAAGAATACATTGGCTACCAAATGATAGAAAAACGAGAAACCTATTACATAAACAATGCATTAAAGAGGCTTATGTCCAACGAGAACATGTGGGTATTAGGAAACACAAGCGTAAAGAGAAAAGCTATATTGTCCTTCCTCGTATATTCTACTACCAACTCTTCCTCAAATGGAATTGAAGATAGTGAACGTAGAGAGGGAAAGGAAGGAGATCTTTACATGTGGACAGAGAGAGGGAACAAGAGAGATAAGCCTCTACATGGACCTTTCGTTGCAGCTTTGCTGAATGACTTGTTTGGGATTCAATCTAGGGGTGGGTGTGCTTGTGCTGGACCTTATGGTCATGTTTTGCTTAACATCAATGAGACTTTCTCCCTTGATTTTAGATCTGCCATACAACAG GGATATCATGGAGTAAAGCCTGGATGGACAAGAATTAGCTTCCCATACTACACGTCCAATGAGGAATTTGAGTTCATTCTTGCAGCTCTGGAATTTATAGCTATTTATGGCCAGAGATTTCTTCCATTGTATGGCTTCGATTTCAAAACTGGAAGCTGGTCTTTGAAGAAAAAGGCATTTAAGGACCTAGTTGTAGGAAACCAGAAACATGACAACGACTCGCCGTTTGTTGGTTTTAATGATGATGGGAATGGGATTATCAATAAGCATAAATTATATTTAGAAACTGCTAAGCAAATTGCTAATTTGCTTCCCAAATTCCCTTGTCAACGTAAGCTTCCGGAACATTTAAATTATAATCTCATATATTTTCGAGTTTAA
- the LOC131181418 gene encoding uncharacterized protein LOC131181418: protein MVQEATQYIKKSLGGGQEDAIMFCGSGTTAAIKRLQEVMAIAVPSTLRERIIKCITNEERWVVFVGPYEHHSNLLSWRQSLAEVIEIGMDNDGLIDMEALEKLLGTYRKANRPILGSFSACSNVTGIYSDTRGIAQLLHRYGGFVCFDFAASGPCVEIDMRSGVIDGYDAIFLSPHKFLGGPGSPGILLMSKALYQLRSSPPSTCGGGTVCYVSGFNEKDTLYLEEIEERENGGTPQIIQTIRAALAFWVKEYIGYQMIEKRETYYINNALKRLMSNENMWVLGNTSVKRKAILSFLVYSTTNSSSNGIEDSERREGKEGDLYMWTERGNKRDKPLHGPFVAALLNDLFGIQSRGGCACAGPYGHVLLNINETFSLDFRSAIQQGYHGVKPGWTRISFPYYTSNEEFEFILAALEFIAIYGQRFLPLYGFDFKTGSWSLKKKAFKDLVVGNQKHDNDSPFVGFNDDGNGIINKHKLYLETAKQIANLLPKFPCQRKLRNI, encoded by the exons ATGGTACAAGAAGCAACTCAATACATAAAGAAGAGCTTAGGTGGTGGACAAGAGGATGCAATCATGTTCTGTGGCTCAGGCACCACAGCAGCTATTAAACGTCTACAAGAGGTAATGGCCATAGCTGTGCCCTCCACTCTGAGGGAGAGGATAATTAAATGCATTACAAATGAGGAAAGATGGGTAGTTTTCGTTGGACCTTATGAGCACCACTCCAACCTCCTTTCATGGAGACAAAGCTTAGCTGAAGTTATAGAAATTGGCATGGATAATGATGGCTTGATAGACATGGAAGCTCTGGAAAAACTTCTGGGCACTTACAGAAAGGCCAATCGTCCAATATTAGGGTCATTTTCAGCTTGTAGTAATGTGACTGGGATTTATTCGGATACTCGAGGAATTGCTCAGCTTCTTCATCGCTATGGAggttttgtttgttttgatttTGCAGCCAG TGGACCCTGCGTGGAGATTGACATGAGATCTGGGGTAATTGATGGGTATGATGCAATTTTTCTTAGCCCACATAAGTTTCTTGGTGGGCCTGGATCTCCTGGAATTCTTCTGATGAGTAAAGCTCTGTATCAGCTGAGATCTTCTCCACCATCGACTTGCGGAGGTGGAACTGTTTGTTATGTCAGTGGTTTCAATGAAAAG GATACGTTATATTTGGAAGAgatagaagagagagaaaatggaggGACTCCACAAATAATCCAAACAATTAGAGCAGCATTGGCTTTCTGGGTTAAAGAATACATTGGCTACCAAATGATAGAAAAACGAGAAACCTATTACATAAACAATGCATTAAAGAGGCTTATGTCCAACGAGAACATGTGGGTATTAGGAAACACAAGCGTAAAGAGAAAAGCTATATTGTCCTTCCTCGTATATTCTACTACCAACTCTTCCTCAAATGGAATTGAAGATAGTGAACGTAGAGAGGGAAAGGAAGGAGATCTTTACATGTGGACAGAGAGAGGGAACAAGAGAGATAAGCCTCTACATGGACCTTTCGTTGCAGCTTTGCTGAATGACTTGTTTGGGATTCAATCTAGGGGTGGGTGTGCTTGTGCTGGACCTTATGGTCATGTTTTGCTTAACATCAATGAGACTTTCTCCCTTGATTTTAGATCTGCCATACAACAG GGATATCATGGAGTAAAGCCTGGATGGACAAGAATTAGCTTCCCATACTACACGTCCAATGAGGAATTTGAGTTCATTCTTGCAGCTCTGGAATTTATAGCTATTTATGGCCAGAGATTTCTTCCATTGTATGGCTTCGATTTCAAAACTGGAAGCTGGTCTTTGAAGAAAAAGGCATTTAAGGACCTAGTTGTAGGAAACCAGAAACATGACAACGACTCGCCGTTTGTTGGTTTTAATGATGATGGGAATGGGATTATCAATAAGCATAAATTATATTTAGAAACTGCTAAGCAAATTGCTAATTTGCTTCCCAAATTCCCTTGTCAACGTAAGCTTCGGAACATTTAA
- the LOC110633530 gene encoding uncharacterized protein LOC110633530 isoform X1 — protein MSLTFQHLFAIANSPSRLPFYVITPIKPSLKKPNFSPPILSRHLSNSLHLQNFPYKPQVIFSFSAKSYSFPLKAYQSDDTVSAQVSDGFNLDAFLSIAEFLCIVSSAIITISYAVNSTVLSSKKTVLGVIGSNKAFAWGLVVMVSGMVIGAWIRRRQWLRFCRVTVREGRESVNLVERIEKLEEDLRSSATIIRVLSRQLEKLGIRFRVTRKALKEPVAETAALAKKNSEATRALAVQEDILEKELGEIQKVLLAMQEQQQKQLELILAIGKSGKLWESKQEPCQEQAKVETSDFTKKAKQLETQETRASGASKGTNNDKP, from the exons ATGTCACTCACCTTTCAACACCTCTTCGCAATCGCAAACTCACCTTCTCGCCTCCCTTTCTACGTTATTACCCCCATTAAACCCTCTCTTAAAAAACCTAATTTCTCCCCTCCAATCCTCTCCCGCCACTTATCCAATTCCTTACATCTACAAAATTTCCCCTACAAACCCCAAGTCATTTTCAGTTTCTCCGCAAAATCCTATAGTTTTCCTCTCAAAGCTTATCAATCCGATGACACTGTAAGCGCACAAGTCTCCGATGGTTTCAATCTCGATGCTTTTCTCTCAATTGCTGAGTTTTTATGTATTGTCTCGTCGGCTATTATTACAATCAGTTATGCAGTGAATTCTACGGTTTTAAGCTCTAAAAAGACGGTGTTGGGGGTCATAGGGAGTAACAAGGCGTTTGCTTGGGGATTGGTGGTGATGGTGAGTGGTATGGTGATTGGTGCGTGGATTAGGAGGCGGCAATGGCTGCGCTTCTGTAGAGTAACGGTAAGGGAGGGTCGAGAGAGTGTGAATTTGGTGGAGAGGATTGAGAAATTGGAGGAGGATTTGAGGAGTTCTGCCACGATAATTCGGGTCTTGTCGAGGCAGCTTGAGAAGCTAGGGATTAGGTTTCGGGTTACAAGGAAAGCTTTGAAAGAGCCCGTTGCTGAG ACTGCAGCTTTGGCAAAAAAGAATTCTGAGGCTACTCGAGCACTAGCAGTGCAGGAAGATATCCTGGAAAAGGAGCTTGGAGAAATTCAGAAGGTTTTGTTGGCAATGCAG GAGCAGCAACAAAAACAACTGGAGCTGATTCTTGCAATTGGAAAGAGTGGGAAGTTATGGGAGAGTAAGCAGGAACCTTGCCAAGAGCAAGCCAAGGTTGAAACATCTGATTTCACTAAGAAAGCAAAACAGTTGGAAACGCAGGAAACTCGGGCTTCAGGTGCAAGCAAAGGAACTAACAATGACAAACCGTAA
- the LOC110633530 gene encoding uncharacterized protein LOC110633530 isoform X2: MSLTFQHLFAIANSPSRLPFYVITPIKPSLKKPNFSPPILSRHLSNSLHLQNFPYKPQVIFSFSAKSYSFPLKAYQSDDTVSAQVSDGFNLDAFLSIAEFLCIVSSAIITISYAVNSTVLSSKKTVLGVIGSNKAFAWGLVVMVSGMVIGAWIRRRQWLRFCRVTVREGRESVNLVERIEKLEEDLRSSATIIRVLSRQLEKLGIRFRVTRKALKEPVAETAALAKKNSEATRALAVQEDILEKELGEIQKVLLAMQQQKQLELILAIGKSGKLWESKQEPCQEQAKVETSDFTKKAKQLETQETRASGASKGTNNDKP; the protein is encoded by the exons ATGTCACTCACCTTTCAACACCTCTTCGCAATCGCAAACTCACCTTCTCGCCTCCCTTTCTACGTTATTACCCCCATTAAACCCTCTCTTAAAAAACCTAATTTCTCCCCTCCAATCCTCTCCCGCCACTTATCCAATTCCTTACATCTACAAAATTTCCCCTACAAACCCCAAGTCATTTTCAGTTTCTCCGCAAAATCCTATAGTTTTCCTCTCAAAGCTTATCAATCCGATGACACTGTAAGCGCACAAGTCTCCGATGGTTTCAATCTCGATGCTTTTCTCTCAATTGCTGAGTTTTTATGTATTGTCTCGTCGGCTATTATTACAATCAGTTATGCAGTGAATTCTACGGTTTTAAGCTCTAAAAAGACGGTGTTGGGGGTCATAGGGAGTAACAAGGCGTTTGCTTGGGGATTGGTGGTGATGGTGAGTGGTATGGTGATTGGTGCGTGGATTAGGAGGCGGCAATGGCTGCGCTTCTGTAGAGTAACGGTAAGGGAGGGTCGAGAGAGTGTGAATTTGGTGGAGAGGATTGAGAAATTGGAGGAGGATTTGAGGAGTTCTGCCACGATAATTCGGGTCTTGTCGAGGCAGCTTGAGAAGCTAGGGATTAGGTTTCGGGTTACAAGGAAAGCTTTGAAAGAGCCCGTTGCTGAG ACTGCAGCTTTGGCAAAAAAGAATTCTGAGGCTACTCGAGCACTAGCAGTGCAGGAAGATATCCTGGAAAAGGAGCTTGGAGAAATTCAGAAGGTTTTGTTGGCAATGCAG CAACAAAAACAACTGGAGCTGATTCTTGCAATTGGAAAGAGTGGGAAGTTATGGGAGAGTAAGCAGGAACCTTGCCAAGAGCAAGCCAAGGTTGAAACATCTGATTTCACTAAGAAAGCAAAACAGTTGGAAACGCAGGAAACTCGGGCTTCAGGTGCAAGCAAAGGAACTAACAATGACAAACCGTAA